The DNA segment TCAGCTCCTGCCGCGTCGTCAGGAGATCCCCCTGAATATCGACGGTACGGATCGTATACGGAACCCCTTCGGTAACATGGAAGGTCAAATCGAGCCATTTTCGATCTTTTGAGAGATAAACCTGCGGCGCCGTCACCCTCACCTTGAGGTAGCCGTGATTCTGATAATGATAAATCAGAAAGGCGATATCCCTTTGGATCAATTCCTCCTTGTATTTACCGCTCGAAGTCAGCCACGACCACCGGGACTTCTGTTTGCTCTTCAAAAGTTTTCGAAGGTTTTTATCGGAAAAGGCCTTGTTCCCAATAAACCGTACACGGCGGAGCCGGATCGGCTCATTTTCATTGATATGAAAAATCAGCTCCTGCCCGCCCGACTCCGGATCCGGCTTGTATTCGGTCGAAATTTTAACCAATTGGTATCCCTCTTCTTCGTAGTGCGTCCGGATCTTGCGAACAGAGGCCGCCAACTTCCCTGCATCGATAGAGGTATACGACTTGAGATCGATGAGTTCTCGAAGCTTGTCTTCTTTTGCCTTTTTGTTCCCCTTAAAAACGATCTTCGTAATATTCGTCTTCTCGACAACCCGATAGATGAGAACAATCCCTCCTTCACGACGGATTTGCTCCACCTGGATCTCGTCAAAAACCCCCATTTTGAAGAGAGCGGCGATATCTTCTCGAATCCTGGAACGGGAAAAAAACTGACCCGTACGGGATCGAATCGTCGCGAGGATCGCTTCTCTCTCCGCCCCTTGGTTCCCCACCACCTGGATCCCGACAATCTTCTCACCACCACCCGATTCACTCTGAGCCAAAAGGTTGAAAGGGGAAAGCAGGCTCGCCAAAACAAAAAAATGAAGAAATAAAATGGACCTCAAGAAAGTCGCCCGTCACTCAAGAGATGTTTTGATTGAAAACAGTTCATCATCCGTTCATTGTGGGTCACAACGACAAGCGCCATCCCTTCTCTCCGATGAAGCTCCAGAAGGGATTCGACGAGTCGATCCCCACTATCACGATCCAGATTCCCTGTCGGCTCATCGGCAAAAAGAAGCGAAGGCCTTCCCGCAATCGCACGCGCTACAGCAACACGCTGCTGCTCTCCCCCTGACAATTCAGAGGGACGATGCCGCAACCGGGACTCAAGACCGAGCTCCGCAAGAACCCCCTTCGCCCGATCCTGGATGGCACGCCGGGATTCTCCACGAACAAGGAGCGGGAGCATCACGTTCTCGAGGGCATTCAACTCCGGCAGCAGATGGTGAAACTGAAAGACAAACCCGATCTCCCGATTCCGAAGTTCGGAGAGAGCCTGATCCGCCTTCTGGTAAAGGTCAGATCCTTGAAAAAAGACCGAACCACCTGTCGGAGGATCCAGAGAGGCCAAGACATGGAGCAACGTACTCTTACCTGCCCCCGACGCCCCCGTAATGACCATTTGAGCCCCTCTGGCAACAACAACATCAACCCCTTTAAGCACGGGCGTTTCAACCTCTCCCTGCCAGTAGGATTTCTTGATTCCTTTTGCCTCGATTAAAATTTCTGAATTCATTTCTCCACCAATGCCCTTAGGATCGGGAGCCGATTCAGCCCGTGAAGCGTCAACAAGCATCCCAATCCAACAAGCCCCAAACCAACACCCGCGACGAGGATGATATTGATCCCACTCAAGACCACAGGAAC comes from the Deltaproteobacteria bacterium genome and includes:
- a CDS encoding ABC transporter ATP-binding protein, encoding MNSEILIEAKGIKKSYWQGEVETPVLKGVDVVVARGAQMVITGASGAGKSTLLHVLASLDPPTGGSVFFQGSDLYQKADQALSELRNREIGFVFQFHHLLPELNALENVMLPLLVRGESRRAIQDRAKGVLAELGLESRLRHRPSELSGGEQQRVAVARAIAGRPSLLFADEPTGNLDRDSGDRLVESLLELHRREGMALVVVTHNERMMNCFQSKHLLSDGRLS